CATCACCGCCACAGGCAATAATATGAGTAAATTCGTTAGCCTTTTCACGAACAATATCAACAATGGAATCATCTTTTTGAATATATACAAACTCAGGATTGCCAAAAATTTGAGCTATTTGTCTCTCCTTTGATTTTAAAAATGAAGCTGCTTTAAAAGAGTTTGATGCACAGTTGATTATAAAGCAATATGTAGGCTTTACGGTCAATCGAAATGTTTAACATTCAGAGAAAACGTACCCTTTTTCCCCGCGGATAATTTAATCTTATCAATGATAGCATCAATTGTAACAGCTCCCTGAACAGCAACAAAATTGAAGCCATCCTCCTGAATACGTTTTATTGGACTTTGAATTCTCAATGGATCCAAAACGACTAGTAAAACTGTGTCATCTTTGTCAAAATAATGGTTAATAATACTTTCAGCTTGTTCACCTGTAAAGCATTTAACCCGTCCTTTTTCCTCTACAGATTCTGGTTCAAATTTGCCACTGTCTGATACAGATTTCCAGTCAGAGTCCTTAATTGCCGTGAATAATAAATCTATTTCCAATGTCTTAACTTCTATTTATTTGTTATATGCAAAATGAATAAGGGCATCGCCTTTATTTACTACGGGGCAGTTATTTAGCCCAATTACCATCCCATCCTTTGGAGCAATTACTCTAGAGTTTAATTCCCCATATGGGTCTTTAATCGAACCTAATACCTGACGCTTATTAAACTCTTCTCCAAGCTCAGCCTTTGTAATAAATAATCCTGCGTTCTTTGTTCTGATCCAAGTTGAGCTGTCGAATATTTTTGTCTTATTAGGCCTTGGTGCTTCTTTGATCATTTTGAGGTGTTTCATGAGACGTTGCGCTCCGTCTATGCCTTCCTCAATACCAAACTCATCATAACGGAGAGATTCCCCGGTTTCATAAACGAGTATTTCTATGCCTTTTTTATGGGCTGCATTTCTAAACGACTTAGTGATAAGCGAAGAATGCATCATAACCGGAGCACCCATAGCAGCAGCTAATTCTTTGGCTTTCTTTATTTTAAACGAGCACCTTATCTGCGGATAGTTAGCTCTAGCTGCACCACCTGTATGGAAATCAATACCGCAATCCACTTCCGGAATAATTTCCTTCATCAAGGTATGAGCCAGTAATTTGGCCAGTGAACCTCCTTTAGCGCCAGGAAAGCTTCGATTTATATCTTTACCATCCGGTAACCCACGGGAGTTCTGAATAAACCCATAAATGTTTACTATCGGAATAGCGATTACCGTACCAAATTCGGGTACTACAATTTCACGTTCAATCATACGGCGTACAATTTCAACACCGTTAATTTCATCACCATGCAAACCCCCGGTCAATAAAAGAACAGGACCATCTTTAGGGGCTCTATAAACGCAAACAGGCAGATCAATACTTGTGTAGGTAGGTAGCCTGGCAATATTTAGATTAACAATCTTCTGTTCGCCAAGACCAATTTTTTGTTTATTGATCGTAATAAACTCAGGCATGCTTTTTCGCTTTTTTCTTACGAGCCGGGTTTTGCTTCCGTTCTTCTACGGCTTTTTCGATATAGCCAATTATAAATCCTGCAATATCCTTTTTGGTTGTTTTCTCGATGCCCTCAAGCCCCGGAGATGAATTAACTTCAAGGATTAAAGGACCGCGCTCGGATTGGAGCATATCAACACCAGCGATGGATAGGTCCATTGCCCGGGCTGCTGTCAGTGCTGCTTCTCGTTCTGCTTTGCTTAGTTTAATGAGCTGGCTGGAACCACCTTGGTGGAGGTTAGAACGGAATTCGCCCTCTTTACCCTGTCTTTTCATGGCTCCAACTACTTTGCCATCTACAATAAAAGCACGGATATCTGCGCCTTTAGATTCAGATATAAACTCCTGTACAATTACTCGGGCTTTCATAGCGTGAAATGCTTCAATAATTGATTCAGCTGCTTTCTTGGTCGGCCCAAGAACAACACCGTGTCCCTGAGTTCCTTCAAGTAGCTTCACGATTAGAGGAGCTCCACCAACCGATTCAATTAACTTTTTAACCTCTTTAGAATAGTTGGTGAAAACCGTTTTTGGAAGCCCCACACCAGAACTTGCCAAAAGCTGCAGACTTCTCAGCTTGTCTCTTGATCTTACTAATGCTTGAGAATGGACTGCTGTAAATACTTCCATCATTTCAAACTGACGAACTACAGCTGCCCCGTAAAAGGTAACTGAAGCTCCGATTCTTGGGATGATGGCATCCAGATAGTCAATTTTATTACTCTTATAGTAAATTTTTGGGCTATCCTGCTCAATAACGATATCACACTTCAGGTGGTCAATTACTTCCACTTCGTGTCCAGCAGCTTCAGCGGCTTCGACTAATCGGGAGGTTG
The window above is part of the Balneola sp. genome. Proteins encoded here:
- a CDS encoding 30S ribosomal protein S6--L-glutamate ligase, which translates into the protein MKLGILSRNSSLYSTSRLVEAAEAAGHEVEVIDHLKCDIVIEQDSPKIYYKSNKIDYLDAIIPRIGASVTFYGAAVVRQFEMMEVFTAVHSQALVRSRDKLRSLQLLASSGVGLPKTVFTNYSKEVKKLIESVGGAPLIVKLLEGTQGHGVVLGPTKKAAESIIEAFHAMKARVIVQEFISESKGADIRAFIVDGKVVGAMKRQGKEGEFRSNLHQGGSSQLIKLSKAEREAALTAARAMDLSIAGVDMLQSERGPLILEVNSSPGLEGIEKTTKKDIAGFIIGYIEKAVEERKQNPARKKKAKKHA
- a CDS encoding succinylglutamate desuccinylase translates to MPEFITINKQKIGLGEQKIVNLNIARLPTYTSIDLPVCVYRAPKDGPVLLLTGGLHGDEINGVEIVRRMIEREIVVPEFGTVIAIPIVNIYGFIQNSRGLPDGKDINRSFPGAKGGSLAKLLAHTLMKEIIPEVDCGIDFHTGGAARANYPQIRCSFKIKKAKELAAAMGAPVMMHSSLITKSFRNAAHKKGIEILVYETGESLRYDEFGIEEGIDGAQRLMKHLKMIKEAPRPNKTKIFDSSTWIRTKNAGLFITKAELGEEFNKRQVLGSIKDPYGELNSRVIAPKDGMVIGLNNCPVVNKGDALIHFAYNK